In the Candidatus Dechloromonas phosphoritropha genome, ATGGTTGGCGGTTGCGCGGACGCATCGTAGTCATCACGCAGAGCGAGCCGAAAATCTGTTCGGTGAGGCCCCAATGCTCCGCTGCAGACCAACCGCCGATGTAGCAGGGCGAATACATGGCGGCTGCGGCGGTCCAAGAATCATCGAGCGCGATATCGGACGACTCGGCCTCGATGGGGACTGGCACGTAGGCGCCCCTGCGAACACGCGCCAACCATCCCGCACGCGCCCACGCGGCTAGCTTGTGCGCGGCAACTGCCGGTGTCAGTCCGAGTATCACCGCGGCCTCGCTAGGCGTTACGATTGATGGACTATCGCGTAGCAGCCGACTGAGTTGGCTTCGAGAGGTAGCGCTTAAACCTACGGGCTTCATGGCTATATTTTAGATGCAGTAATGTTTGATGTGTGTATGTATTGTCGCTCACAATATAGCTTAATTTGGCTGCGGCAGCGCTATGACGAATTTGACTGCGCGTCGAAACTAACTGTCCTACTGGTCGTAACCGAAGGGTACACGACGGTCGTTTTATTGCTGTTTGCGGTCATTTCAACCAAAGGGACGAGTGACCGCAAAGGCCGATCAACAGACTGTGGTCATTGGCGACTCGTCGGCCTTATGTAGCGCTCGACATAAAACCAATGTGGAGACCTTGAAAACTCGTATCGATTGGCCCAGTGCTAACTCCAATAACAAAAGCCCACCTTAAAATCTGGTGGGCTTTGCCGTGCCAAGAATAGCGACACGATATCGTTGCAACAACTCCAAAATTATGTTTCCAGCCTCACGTGACATACATGCGTGAGGAATGTGGAGCGGGCGATGAGAATCGAACTCACGGCACAAGCTTGGGAAGCTTGGGTATTACCATTATACGACGCCCGCTCTTGGGCTGGAGCCTGTATTCTAAGCGCAGCGGCTATTCTGTTCAATCCTCGATCAAGGCGCGATATTGTCCCGCATGGAAAACAAGCGGCGCCATTCCCGATGCCTCGCTGAATCTTTCAACACGGCCGACGAAGATGGTGTGGTCGCCGCCGGGATGAGCGGCTTCGTTGGTGACTTCGAAACTGGCGCAGCAGCCCGGCAGCAGCGGTACACCAGCGGCGCCGGGATGCCAGTGCAATCCGACGAAGCGGTCGACCGGCCACGTGGCGAAGCGGTTGGATAGATCGAGCTGGCCAGCCGCCAGAACGTTGATAGCGTGGTGGCTGGCATGGCGGAAGGCGGCGAGGTTGTGCGAGGTATTGTCAAGGCACCAGAGCACTAGCGGCGGATTCAACGACACCGCCGAAAACGAATTGACCGTCAGCCCGATCGGATGCCCGTCCGGATCGATCGCCGTGACGATGGTCACCCCGGTCGCGAAACATCCCAGAGCGTTGCGCAAGCTGCGGCTGCCATCGTCATTCTCGATCATCAAGTAGTGCCGGCGGAAAAACGTCCTATTATCCGTGCTCCGCATCCGCGCGTCGAGGCTGATTTGTCCGCCATTCCCGATTTTGCCGAACGCCTGGTCGCCTGGCAGAAGGCCGCTGGGCGCCACGACCTGCCGTGGCAGGACACACGCGACCCATACCGGATCTGGCTTTCCGAAATCATGTTGCAGCAGACCCAGGTCGCCACGGTGATTCCGTACTTCCAGCGCTTCCTGGCACGCTTTCCCACCCTTCAGGCGCTGGCCGAGACGTCGCCCGATGTCGTCAGCGAGCACTGGGCGGGACTCGGCTACTACGCCCGGGCGCGCAACCTGCATCGCTGCGCACGGCGGATTGTCGCGGTCTACGCCGAAAAATTCCCCGAATCCGTCGCCGAGCTGAGCGCCCTGCCCGGCATTGGCCGGTCGACGGCGGCGGCGATTGCCGTCTTCGCCTTTGGTGGTCGCGCCGCCATTCTCGACGGCAACGTGAAGCGCGTCCTGTGTCGCCATTTCGGCGTGGAAGGCTTTTCGGGCCTGGCTGCGGTGGATCGTGAATTGTGGATTCTCGCCGAGCGCCTGCTGCCGGAAAGTGACACTGAAGCCTACACGCAGGGCCTGATGGATCTCGGCGCCACGGTGTGCACGCGCAGCCGTCCTCGCTGTGGCGACTGTCCGCTGTACGGATCGTGCCTGGCGCGGCGGGAAGGCCGCCAGGGCGAATTACCGACGCCGCGCCCACGGGTGAAGCTCCCCGAACGCCGCGCCACCTTCGTGCTGATCAGTGATGGCCAGCGCCTACTGCTCGAGCGGCGTCCGCCAAGCGGGTTGTGGGGCGGACTGCTGGTTCCGCCCGAGGGTCAAACGGCGGCAGTGCTCGCGCGCCTCGGACTGGTCGTCGAGCGCCAGCAGCCCCTGGCACCGGTCAGGCATGCCTTTACCCATTTCCGGCTGACGCTCGAGCCGGTGTTCTGTCTCGTCCAACCCCAGTCTGGCGTTGGCGAGCGGGGGCTGACCTGGTTGCCGCTCGGAGCAGCCGCAACGGCCGGTGTCCCGGCGCCGATCAGGAAGCTGATCGAGCGGATGGCGAGCAATACAGGCTGACGGTCAAGGTGTTGTGGGTGCGCTCGCGGCCGCCTTGGCATTCGCCTTTTCGACCTGGGCGGCGACCCGCGCCTCATGGTCAGCTTGCTTCCGGCGCAGGCGTTCGGCGTCCTCGGCCTTGCGCTGGGCCCCCTCCTCGGCTTTGCGCGCCTTGCTTGCGCGCGTGGCCGCCTCGGTCGCCTCGGCTTCCGCGCGCGCCGCCGCTGTTTCGGTCGCGCGCGCCCGTAATCCGGCCTCGCGCGTGGGCATTTCTGTCGCCCACCTCACCTCGCGCGCGCTGAACTGTTCCTTCTTGACCTGGCGCTCGATCGCCTTGCCCTCGTTTTCCAGGCGTCGGGCATCCTTCACCGTTTCACGATATTCCTCGTGAGCTTCGTCCAGGCAACGGTTGACCAGGAACTTCCGGTAGCAGCTCGTTGATTTCTCGTCCAGGAGTTTTTCCGCCGCCGCCTTGCTCGTCGCGGAGTCACGCTGCAATTCGGCGGCACGCTCGAGGCGCTGTTCCCAGTCGACCTCTTGTGCGGTTGGCGGTGCCTGGTCGGCGCTCCAGGCGACACCAACCATCATCCCACCGAGAAGCAGGCAGGCGGCTTTCAACGAACGAACAGGGAGCAAGGGGCCTCGGTACATGAAGGAACGACCATTATGAAGGGTGACCAGGTGGGCGGATTTTAGCAGCAGGCAGCTATAATCGGCGGCCTCATGATTGCCCTCCGCCAAGTCACCTTCGCCCGCGTCGGCCGGCCGCTTGTCATCGCCGCCTCGGTTCAGATTCATGCCGGCTGGAAGGTCGGCGTCGTCGGTGCCAACGGCAGCGGAAAATCCAGCTTGTTCGCGCTGCTCGCCAACGAACTGCACGCCGAATCCGGCGATGTCTACATGCCGGCGTCTTGGCGTATCGCCCGCGTTGCCCAGGAGACGCCGGCGCTGCCGGATTCGGCGATCGACTTTGTCCTTGACGGCGACACCGAATTGCGTCGGGTCGAGCGCGAACTGGCTGTTGCCGAAGCTGTCGGTGACGGTGAGGCGATCGGCCATTTGCACGCGCGCTATGGCGAGATCGAAGGCTATTCCGCCAAGGCGCGCGTTGCCGAAGTGCTGCACGGGCTCGGCTTTGCGGATGCCGACTTCCGGCGCCCGGTTTCCGAATTTTCCGGCGGCTGGCGGGTACGCCTCAATCTGGCGCGCGCGCTCTCCTGCCGCGCCGATCTGCTGCTGCTCGACGAGCCGACCAATCACCTCGATCTCGACGCGGTTTTCTGGCTGGAACAATGGCTGAAAAACACACCGGCCACACTGCTGCTGATTTCGCACGATCGCGACTTTCTCGATGCGGTAGTCGGCCAGATCCTGTCCATCGACCTCCAGCGCCTGACGCTGACCAGTGGCGGCTATTCCGACTACGAGCGGGCGCGCGCCGCCCGCCTGGCCAACCAGCAGTCAGCTTACGAGGCGCAGCAGCGCGAAATCGCCCACCTCAACAGCTTCATCGACTGCTTCCGCGCCAAGGCCACCAAGGCTCGTCAGGCGCAGAGCCGGATCAAGATGCTCGAACGCATGAAAACGGTGGCCGCCGCCCACGTCGATTCACCGTTTCACTTTTCCTTCCGCCAGTCAAACGCCCTGCCCGACCCGTTGTTGACCATCGAAAAAGCCTCTGCCGGCTACGTCGACCGCAACATTCTCGAAAACATCACGCTGACCTTGCGCCCCGGTTGCCGGATCGGCCTGCTCGGCCGCAACGGCGCCGGCAAATCGACGCTGATCAAGCTTCTGGCCGGCGCCATCGAGCAACAAGGCGGCCAGCGCAAGGAAGCCAAGGCCCTCAACCTTGGCTACTTCGCCCAGCACCAGCTTGAACAACTGCGCCCGGACGAATCGCCGCTGCAACACCTGGCCCGCCTGGAGCCAACCACACCGGAACAGGAACTACGCGACTACCTGGGCGGTTTCGATTTCCGCGGCGACATGGCGAGCCGTGCCATCGAACCCTTTTCCGGCGGCGAGAAATCGCGCCTGGCACTGGCCCTGCTGATCCGCACCAAGCCCAACCTGCTGCTGCTCGACGAGCCGACCAACCACCTCGACCTCGAAATGCGCGAGGCGCTGACCTTCGCGTTGCAGGATTACGAAGGCGGCATGGTTTTCGTTTCGCATGACCGCCATCTGCTGCGTACCTGCGCCGACGAACTGTTGCTCGTCGCGGACGGCAAGGCCAGCGAATTCGATGGCGACCTCGACGACTATGCGGCGTGGCTGGCTGTTCGGAGAACTGCCGAAAAGGCGCCCGAACCGGACGCTGGGGTCGAAAAGAGCGAGCGCCTGCAACAACGCGCCGACACCAGGAGCAGCCGCCAGGCTCTGCTCGCGAAGCGGCGGCCACTGGTGAAGGAAATCGAACAGATCGAAAGGAGGCTGGCCGGGTGGAACGCGGAGAAGGCCGCGCTTGAAGGGCGATTCGCCGACCCCGACTTCTATGTCACGGTCGACCGGCAAAAAAGCGAGGAAATTCACCGCCAGGCGGCACTTCTCGGCGAACGGATCGATGCGGCGGAGATGCGCTGGCTGGAGGTGCACGAAGCACTGGAAGGGCTGCCCGACATCGATTGAAGCCGAGCGACCGATAAAGGCCCGCGACATGGCACGATCAACCCGGCGCTTCTGTGCCCAGTACCGGCGCCGAGGAGGCACCCTTTTCCCGTGTCGCTCTCGTCCGCGCCCGCAGCGCCCCCGAGAATGCCTCACGGTGAGCAGTGGCACACGAGATACGGGCGGATCGCCGCCGACTCGGTCATTTTTCTTGCGCCGTCCACAAATGCCTGAACCCTCCCCTGGGCTTCAGGGCAAGGTATTGGTCGGACAGGCAGGTGCGGGCCTGTTCGCCAGGATTCCGAGGGGCTATCATGCGAGCTTACAAACCTTGCCAATATAAAAGTCATGCGCTTCTCTGCCCCTCCAGCTCTTTTGCTTTGCTCGCTGCTCGCTGCCTGTGCCACCAGCCCTGACGCGTTGATCAACCGGGAAATCGAGCAGTCCGGTCCCCTCAAGGTCCATCCTGGGCTGGTCGAAAAGTCCGGGCCAGCCAGTCCGACACAGGCACCGGCCGCGACTGCGGAAGACGCCAAGGCCACACCGGTTGAACAAGGGTCGACCGATTCTCGTTAACTGGCTGTGACCGGCGCGCAAGCGCGACAATTTGGGAGAGGTCGATTGTGGCTTTCTAGCCGGTCAACCGCGGTATCGTAAGAATCCGCTGGCAGCTTGACGGCCGGGAATCGGAGCGCGGATCACCTGATGTCACAGGACTGCTGGCGCAGTGAGGCAATCCACTCGGCAAAGGAAATTTTCCGTACCTCGGGCTTGTGACGCTCTACAGTATGTCGGCGCTCGCTCCATCCGGCCGGCGGCCCCTTTTCCTCGTTGCGGCGATCCTTGCCTGAGCGCTTGTTCTTCGCAAACCTCATTACATACCTCATTTATGTGCGCCAACCAGCTCGTGCCGTCAAGGTATCGCCATGGCTTGAGTTGACTATCGCGCCACCCCCAAGGAGCGACAGTGTAGGATTTCACGCTGTACGATCGGTCGAGCCAGTGCTTTGAACCGCGCGTGAAAAGGCCGTCGCGCAAGATCAACGAGTCCTGGGTTCTGGACAGTCCAGGCCCGATGGACGATCGGGTTCCCACGTGCGGACCGAGGTAACGCGGGGAGCCTGGCGACAATCTCCGGCCGCCTTCTTTTCGTTCGCTTTCGTGTAGTGAGGCGCGGAAATCCCCGGCCGCCCCGCAAACGTGGAACCGTTTCATCGCCGCGGTCAACACCCAAAACAGCCCGAAAACCACCTCTCATAAGTTAGAATCGCGCCTTTCCGAATACGCCCGCTGGGAGCCCGACCGTGCACATCGTCTGCCTGGACCTCGAAGGGGTCCTCGTCCCCGAAATCTGGATCGAATTCTCCAAGCGCGCGGGCATTCCCGAACTCAAGCGCACGACCCGCGACGAGCCGGATTACGACAAGCTGATGACCTACCGCCTGAACATCCTGCGCGAGCACAAGCTTGGCTTGCCGGATATCCAGAAGGTGATCGCCGAAAT is a window encoding:
- a CDS encoding ATP-binding cassette domain-containing protein is translated as MIALRQVTFARVGRPLVIAASVQIHAGWKVGVVGANGSGKSSLFALLANELHAESGDVYMPASWRIARVAQETPALPDSAIDFVLDGDTELRRVERELAVAEAVGDGEAIGHLHARYGEIEGYSAKARVAEVLHGLGFADADFRRPVSEFSGGWRVRLNLARALSCRADLLLLDEPTNHLDLDAVFWLEQWLKNTPATLLLISHDRDFLDAVVGQILSIDLQRLTLTSGGYSDYERARAARLANQQSAYEAQQREIAHLNSFIDCFRAKATKARQAQSRIKMLERMKTVAAAHVDSPFHFSFRQSNALPDPLLTIEKASAGYVDRNILENITLTLRPGCRIGLLGRNGAGKSTLIKLLAGAIEQQGGQRKEAKALNLGYFAQHQLEQLRPDESPLQHLARLEPTTPEQELRDYLGGFDFRGDMASRAIEPFSGGEKSRLALALLIRTKPNLLLLDEPTNHLDLEMREALTFALQDYEGGMVFVSHDRHLLRTCADELLLVADGKASEFDGDLDDYAAWLAVRRTAEKAPEPDAGVEKSERLQQRADTRSSRQALLAKRRPLVKEIEQIERRLAGWNAEKAALEGRFADPDFYVTVDRQKSEEIHRQAALLGERIDAAEMRWLEVHEALEGLPDID
- a CDS encoding flavin reductase family protein, translated to MIENDDGSRSLRNALGCFATGVTIVTAIDPDGHPIGLTVNSFSAVSLNPPLVLWCLDNTSHNLAAFRHASHHAINVLAAGQLDLSNRFATWPVDRFVGLHWHPGAAGVPLLPGCCASFEVTNEAAHPGGDHTIFVGRVERFSEASGMAPLVFHAGQYRALIED
- the mutY gene encoding A/G-specific adenine glycosylase; this translates as MPVRIDRRDDGHPGRETSQSVAQAAAAIVILDHQVVPAEKRPIIRAPHPRVEADLSAIPDFAERLVAWQKAAGRHDLPWQDTRDPYRIWLSEIMLQQTQVATVIPYFQRFLARFPTLQALAETSPDVVSEHWAGLGYYARARNLHRCARRIVAVYAEKFPESVAELSALPGIGRSTAAAIAVFAFGGRAAILDGNVKRVLCRHFGVEGFSGLAAVDRELWILAERLLPESDTEAYTQGLMDLGATVCTRSRPRCGDCPLYGSCLARREGRQGELPTPRPRVKLPERRATFVLISDGQRLLLERRPPSGLWGGLLVPPEGQTAAVLARLGLVVERQQPLAPVRHAFTHFRLTLEPVFCLVQPQSGVGERGLTWLPLGAAATAGVPAPIRKLIERMASNTG